In Mangifera indica cultivar Alphonso chromosome 1, CATAS_Mindica_2.1, whole genome shotgun sequence, a single genomic region encodes these proteins:
- the LOC123228641 gene encoding B3 domain-containing protein Os07g0563300-like has translation MASSSSASMSRTCFYCKTVCTILRPGWPLQNGGSALLCIRCASAYEEGTFCNIFHLDVSGWRDCVTCKKIVHCGCIMSTHTHIEWDSGGVRCTECIANEILKGAHRSRFEFKNTRPRTLRDLPEIKLYVDLGKVTTGITTGTPSQKDAPSCESREQLYPNSPDDIPDSSTVNKKCQGDGPRKIHSYRHYLPEVSDEDLQHIQRDSKSVVIPLFEKELTTSDADPKNSRLVIPKKCAWDYLPKISEPKGIPIKIQDTSGKYWNFSYRFWSNRNSTMYVLEGTRDYVAENQCRPGDKVTFYRIDPEGQLVIGLKKAQASTSDQEKIQRVMGNTC, from the exons ATGGCTTCTTCTTCATCAGCATCCATGAGCAGGACCTGCTTTTACTGCAAGACTGTCTGCACCATCCTCAGGCCTGGCTGGCCCCTCCAGAATGGCGGCTCTGCTTTGCTTTGTATCCGTTGCGC TTCTGCTTATGAGGAAGGAACATTCTGCAATATTTTTCACCTGGATGTCAGTGGTTGGAGAGATTGTGTTACTTGTAAGAAG ATTGTTCACTGTGGATGTATCATGTCAACCCATACACATATTGAATGGGATTCTGGAGGTGTAAGATGTACTGAATGCATAGCAAATGAAATCCTTAAG GGAGCACACAGAAGCAGATTTGAATTCAAGAATACTCGTCCCAGGACTCTGCGGGACCTACCAGAAATTAAACTATATGTTGACTTGGGCAAAGTGACCACTG GGATCACCACTGGAACACCATCACAAAAAGATGCTCCTTCATGTGAAAGTAGAGAACAATTGTACCCTAATTCACCTGATGATATACCTGACAGTTCTACTGTTAATAAGAAGTGTCAAGGTGATGGTCCTAGGAAAATCCATTCATATCGTCATTACTTGCCTGAGGTAAGTGATGAAGATCTGCAGCATATCCAAAGAGA CTCAAAGTCTGTTGTCATTCCTTTGTTTGAAAAGGAATTGACTACCAGTGATGCAGATCCCAAGAATTCGCGTCTGGTAATACCTAAAAAATGTGCATGG GATTATCTTCCAAAAATCTCTGAGCCCAAAGGAATTCCCATTAAAATCCAAGATACAAGCGGAAAATATTGGAATTTTAGCTACCGGTTTTGGTCCAATAGGAACAGCACAATGTATGTTCTAGAAGGAACTAGAGATTACGTGGCTGAGAATCAATGCCGACCAGGTGACAAAG TTACATTTTATCGAATAGATCCAGAAGGACAGTTGGTCATCGGATTGAAAAAAGCTCAAGCAAGTACATCAGATCAAGAG AAAATCCAGAGAGTTATGGGCAATACATGCTGA